The sequence CACCCGGTCTCCGGGCTTGACGTCCAGCAGCTCCACGGGCGCCATCGCGCTCGGTTCCTGTATAAAGTAGATTCCGGCATGATAATGCGGATGCTTCCCGGGTCTTGCGCCTTCCGGCAAATAATAGCCGGTCGGGCACCACGGCACCGGCTGTTCCCTCCACGCGGGTGCGATTTTGTCCGCTTGTCCCGGCTTGCCCGTCTTCAGCGGATTCAACCGCAGACCGGCTTGCGCGGGCCGGCCGTACGACGCTTCGAATTCATCGTATTCGCTGGCAAGCAGCTCCTTCATCCGTTCCCGGAAATGTTCCGGCAGTTTAATGGTCATAGGCGTCCGCTCTTTCTATCGTCATCATTTGTTCACAACCGGGAAATCTCTTGACTTGCGCCCGGCACCTTCGGGCGGTAGAATGAGTGTCGTAGCCGACCCATGATTCGAAGGCCGAACCGCCAAGGAGGTTTCCCGTTATCTTATGAAAAAAATCGCGATTTATCTAGGGCTTGTCATTGTTCTGTTCGGCGGTCTTTACGGGCTGAACGTGTTATCGCAGGACAATAGCACGGACAACGTCTACGGGATCGCCGTCTCGAAGCTGCATCCGGAAACGGCGAAGCTGCTCGACGATCCGAACTATCAGAATATCGTGCTGCCCGACGAACTCGACGCCAAAATCAAAAGCAACGAAGGCACGTTCGTCTACTTTTTCTCGTCCACGTGCTCATACTGCAAAGCGACCACTCCGAAGCTGATGCCGATCGCCAAGGAAGCCGGCGTGACGCCTCTGCAGTTCAACCTGCTGGAGTTCGAGGAAGGCTGGAAAAAATACAACATCGAAGCGACCCCAACCCTTGTTTACTATAAAGACGGCAAAGAAGTCGAGCGTATGGTCGGCGGTTACGCCGAATCCGCCAATGAAGGCAATACGGCCGACATGTTCAAAGCGTTCTTCAACAAACATAAGGCGTAACGTCTCTTTAAAGGCACCGGCCCTGTCCGAATGAACATTCGGCGGGGCCGGTTCGTCGATATGCGGTTAACCGCCCGATCCGCCGTCCGGCGAATCGCGCTCGACCCGCCGCCGCAGCTCCGGGTCGAGTATGTCGATCGTCAGGTCGCGGGGCTTCATCGGTTCCGCCCCCGGACGCAACGACGCTTCGAGCCGTTCGAGATAGGCGAGCGACTCCGTCCGGAGCTTGCCGAGATCGATGCCCAGGCTATGCGGCGGATAACCGGCGAGCTTGCCGGCCGCCTGCCGAAGCAGCTTGACCGCGCCGCCCGGGTTGCCGTTGCCGTGGTGATACAAGCCGACCGCAACCTGGAGCAGCCCCTGGTACAGCGGCTTGCGGCCTTCCTCCAGCCACAGCTC comes from Paenibacillus thermoaerophilus and encodes:
- a CDS encoding thioredoxin family protein, with the protein product MKKIAIYLGLVIVLFGGLYGLNVLSQDNSTDNVYGIAVSKLHPETAKLLDDPNYQNIVLPDELDAKIKSNEGTFVYFFSSTCSYCKATTPKLMPIAKEAGVTPLQFNLLEFEEGWKKYNIEATPTLVYYKDGKEVERMVGGYAESANEGNTADMFKAFFNKHKA
- a CDS encoding DUF309 domain-containing protein, producing the protein MYDRLYVEFLRRFNVERDYYECHDLMEELWLEEGRKPLYQGLLQVAVGLYHHGNGNPGGAVKLLRQAAGKLAGYPPHSLGIDLGKLRTESLAYLERLEASLRPGAEPMKPRDLTIDILDPELRRRVERDSPDGGSGG